Within Candidatus Polarisedimenticolia bacterium, the genomic segment TCTTCAGTAGAAACAGAGGCGCGCCTTTCCGAATGCGGCATGGAGCCACCTTCTCGGTGGATCGATGGATTCGAACCCTCCGACTCCGACGCCGGGCGACTCGTTCGAGAGCTTTCCCCTCACACGCCCCGAGTACATCAGCGCCATGGTGCATTTCTACCGGGGGGAGATGTACCGCAGCCAGATCTGGCGCAGCCGGCTGGACACGACGACCAACTGGGCGGTGGTCACGGCGGCTGGAATCGTCTCCTTCGCCTTCTCCTCGCCCGAGCACAGCGCCTTCACCATCATTCTCGGGACGATCCTGATCACCAATTTCCTGGCCGTCGAGGCGCGGCGCTATCGTTACTTCTCCGTCTATCGAGCGCGCGTGCGGATGATCGAGGAGAACTTCTACCTGCCGCTCATCCGGCGCAATCTGATGAGTCCTCTCGGGGACTGGGCCGATCGGGTGGCGCGGGACCTCGACTGTCCCACGTTCAAGACGACCTACCTCGAGGCCTTCCTGTTCCGGCTGCGCCGCAATTACATCGCGCTGTACTGGATCCTGTTTGTCGTCTGGCTGGTGAAGCTCTACATGCACCCCGTGCCGGCGGATTCGCTGCACGAGGTCTACGCCAGAATGGGGGCCGGCCGCATCTCGCCCGCCGTCGCTTTGAGCCTGGTGCTCCTTCTCTACGCGCTGTTCACCTTGCCGCTTTTCACCCAGACGGCCAAGCGTGCCGCCATGGACGAGATCCACGGCCTCGAAAGGGACATGGACCGCTGGACCTTCTGATCCATCCATGGCCCGCATTCGTTGGTCAGGTCTCGAAGAGCTCCTCGGGCGTGACCTTCCGGCTCTTCTCCCGGCTTACCTGCAGCGGAAATCTCTCGATCGCGCGGTCTTCCTGCAGGACCTCCGGGAGAGTGCCCTCGGTGTCGTAGGTGACGGACGTCGGCGCGCCGGCGAGCAGCGGGTCGAGAAAGGCGTCGGCATCCTGGGTCACTGCCGCCACGACCAGATCGGTGGCGCGCAGGTGGCGGCGCATCGCGGCATTCACCTCCTCGCAGGTCAGCTCCGGCAAGCGCCGCTGAATCGTCTCGAGGTAGTCGGCGATTCCGTAGATCTTCGAGTCCTGCAGATAGCCGAGGCGCTGGTCCAGGCTCTGGGCCCAGAGCCGGCTGTAGGTCTTCAGGAACGACCGGGTCGCTTCGAAATCGGCCTCGGGAATTCCCTGGCGCAGCGTGCGGTCGAGGAAATAGAGGGCGCCGCGCAGGGCGAAAGGCGCGTTGCGGTGTGGCACGGGACGCAGCCAGATGGAAAAGTATTGACGGCGGCGCGGAATGTTGGTCACCGGGAAGGTGGACCCGCCTTCCTGGATGAAGTGCTCCAGGTAGGAGTAATCGCCGTAGTTCAGCCCGCGTTTTCCGCGCAGCTCGTTCATCAGGACGCCGTTGAAGGTGCGGTGCTCGCCCAGGCAGGAGTTGGCCACGAGCAGGGGAATCCAGTCTTCGTGCGCGCGGGTGAGTGAGGTCGCGAAGCCGATCGACAAGGCGGTGGCGATGCAGGGCTTTTCGACGGCGACAATTTCGATTCCCCGCGGAAGCCGGGGCTCGGAGACGGTCACGCGCTCGGTGGACCGTGACGGCAATCCGGCCGCGAGCTCCTTCGCAAGATCCACGGCCAGCTGTTCCGGGTAACCTCCCGCAATCCCCAGATCGACGCTCTCCCGGGTGAAATGCGCCTTGAAATGAGCGATTACCTCATCCAGCTTCAGCGCCTTGAGCCCCTGGACCGTTCCGACGTTGGGCTTACCGTAAGGATGCGCTTCATAGAGGGCCGATTGCAGGACCGCCTTCCCGAGGGCCTCGTCGTCG encodes:
- a CDS encoding DUF2270 domain-containing protein; its protein translation is MDSNPPTPTPGDSFESFPLTRPEYISAMVHFYRGEMYRSQIWRSRLDTTTNWAVVTAAGIVSFAFSSPEHSAFTIILGTILITNFLAVEARRYRYFSVYRARVRMIEENFYLPLIRRNLMSPLGDWADRVARDLDCPTFKTTYLEAFLFRLRRNYIALYWILFVVWLVKLYMHPVPADSLHEVYARMGAGRISPAVALSLVLLLYALFTLPLFTQTAKRAAMDEIHGLERDMDRWTF
- a CDS encoding pitrilysin family protein yields the protein MGSPISTTLLPSSLSPIVSFRILFRAGSVDDPRGREGMTYLTTAMLAQGGTRSLTYAELLEALYPMAARIDAQADKEVVVLLGECHRDHLQRFVPLLRDILLRPRFDPADFARLRDEAVNYLEKQLRANDDEALGKAVLQSALYEAHPYGKPNVGTVQGLKALKLDEVIAHFKAHFTRESVDLGIAGGYPEQLAVDLAKELAAGLPSRSTERVTVSEPRLPRGIEIVAVEKPCIATALSIGFATSLTRAHEDWIPLLVANSCLGEHRTFNGVLMNELRGKRGLNYGDYSYLEHFIQEGGSTFPVTNIPRRRQYFSIWLRPVPHRNAPFALRGALYFLDRTLRQGIPEADFEATRSFLKTYSRLWAQSLDQRLGYLQDSKIYGIADYLETIQRRLPELTCEEVNAAMRRHLRATDLVVAAVTQDADAFLDPLLAGAPTSVTYDTEGTLPEVLQEDRAIERFPLQVSREKSRKVTPEELFET